Part of the Cereibacter sphaeroides 2.4.1 genome, CCTCGATCCGAAATACATGGTGACGGGCGGCGAGGAACTGGTGCAGGCCACGAAACGTGTGGTCGAGGCGTTCCGGAACGGCCCGCACATCTTCAACCTCGGCCATGGCATCACGCCCGAGGCCGATCCCGAGAACGTGACGCTGCTCGTCGAGACGATCCGCGGCAAGTGAGGCAGGCGGGGGGCGGCTCACGCATCCTTGAGCCGCCCCCCGTTGCCAAGAGCCCGAGGTCCGAGACAGGGTGTCCCCTCCCTTTCCCGGAGCAGACCCATGCGGATGTCCCGCAGACCCTTCCTCCCCGCCCTCGCCGCCCTGGCCCTCCTCACGCTCGCGCCCGCCGCGGCGATGGCCAAGCCCGAGGCCTGCCTGACCTCGCTCGAGGGCTTCCCCACGGCGCTCGCCTATGACACCGGGGACGAGGAGGTGCGCGCCAACCGCTCGATCCGCGAACGCTGGCTCGGCGGCTACGGCGAGATCACCTGCCCCGGCTATGTGACGCTGCGCGCCATGACGCCCGGGCTGAACGACCGGGAACGGTCGGTCTTCTGCCTCCAGTTCGACCGCGACTCCAACACCTACACGGGCTTCGCCGAGGGCAAGCGCGACGCCTATCTGCACTGCGCGCGCCCCTCCGGGGCCTTCTGCGAGAAGGTGAATGCCTCGGCCGAGACCGCCGGCAAGGTGGCCGGAGCCGCCGGACAGGCGCTGAACGGCGTCCGGGCGGTCGAGAACGGCACGGGCGCGGTGGTGCTGTCGGGCGCGACAGGCTCGGTCTCGGCCGCGCTCTCGAACCTCGGGGCAACCGCGCTCGCCACCGTCACCGCCCCCGCCGCCCTGACCGCCGCCGCCGTCACCGTCGTGGCAGTGGGCGGCGCGGTCTATGTCTGCAGCGAGTGACATGCACCCGCTGCAGCGGGAGGGCGCGCCGTCGCCCTGTCGGCCGGCCCCTCGCATGAGAGCGTGAGCAAGCGTCAGAGGCCTCCGGCGGCGGAGCCGGGCCCGGGCACGTTACGGACCCATCCGGCCCAGCGGCTCCGTCAGACCCACTTGGCCAGCGGGGGCAGGCTCATCAGCACGGCGTTGGCGTCGTGGCCGGTCTCGAGGCCGAATTTCGTGCCCCGGTCATAGACGAGGTTGTATTCCGCATAGAGCCCGCGGTGGATGAGCTGCGCCTCGCGGTCGGCCTCGGTCCAGGGCGTTTCCATGCGCCGCTCGACGAGGGGCACGAAGGCCGGCAGGAAGGCCTCGCCCACCGCGCGGGTGAAGGCGAAATCGGCCTCCCAGTCGTCGGTATTCAGGTCGTCGAAGAAGATCCCGCCCACGCCGCGGGCCCGGCCCCGGTGGGGGATGAAGAAATATTCGTCGGCCCAGGCTTTGAAGCGCGGATAGTAGTCCGCCCCGTGCGCCTCGCAGGCATGGCGCAGCGTGGCGTGGAAATGCTTGGTATCCTCGGGATAATCGAGGCAGGGGTTGAGGTCCGAGCCGCCGCCGAACCACCAGGCGTGCGGGGTCCAGAACATGCGGGTGTTCATGTGGACAGCCGGCGCATGCGGGTTCTGCATATGCGCCACGAGGCTGATGCCCGAGGCCCAGAAGCGCGGATCCTCGGCCATGCCCGGCACACCGCGGGCGGCCATCGCCTGCTGCGCCCGGCTCGCCAGCGTGCCATGGACGGTCGAGACATTCACGCCCACCTTCTCGAATACGCGCCCGCCGCGCATCACGCTCATGAGCCCGCCGCCGCCCGCCTCGCGGCTCGTCTCGGTCATCTCGAACCGGCCGGGCGCGGCATCCGCGGGAGAGCCGCCTGTGGCCGCATCCTCGAGTCCCTCGAAGGCCGCGAGGATGCGGTTCCTCAGCTCGCGGAACCACTCCGAGGCCCGCGCCTTCTGTCCGTCCATCGCGTCATTCATGCATTCCTCCCGAACCTTTGCCCTCAGGGCTAGCAGCTTCGCGGAGGCGGATCCAGAGAGCAGCGACCCGCCAGAATCATCTGGCGCCGCAGGGGGATTGGGATAGGGTCGACGACATGAGACATGCCCTGACCCTTCTGCTGCTGCCCCTGCTCGCCGCCTGCGCCACGCCGCAGGAACGCTGCATCTCGCAGGTCACGCGCGACCTGCGGGTGGTGGACGCGCTGATCCAGGAAGGCGAGCTGAACCTCGCGCGCGGCTATGCGATCGAGGAGGTGACGGACTATCGCACCGAATGGGTGCAGTGCGGCCCGCCCATCGTGCGCTACCGTCCGGACGGCAAGCGGGTGGTCTATCCGGCCCGGCACTGTTTCGATCAGGTGCCCTACACGGTGCGCCAGCCCAAGGCCATCGACCTCGCCTCGCAGGCCCGGACGCTGGAGCAGCTGAAGCGCAAGCGGGCCGAACTGGCCCGGGCGGCCGGGCCGGCCGTCCAGCAGTGCCGCGCGACCTATCCCGAGACGAAGTGACCGGCCGGACAGCCGCCGTCAGTGCACCGGCGCCAAGGCCGGGTCGATCAGGCTGCGTCCGCCGTCGAGCGTCACCACCTGTCCCGTCATGAAGGCCGCCGCGTCCGAGGCGAGGAACTGCACCGTCTCGACGATCTCGGCCGGCGAGGCGATGCGCTTCATCGGCGTGCGCTCGGTGATCTGGGCGCGCATCGCCGGGCTGTCCTTCAGCGCGGTCTGGAGGCTCGCGCTCATGACCGAGCCGAAGGAGACCGCATTCACCCGGATGCCCTTCGAGGCCAGCGCCACCGCCATCGACCGCGTCATCTGCTCGACCGCGGCGCAGCTGATCGAATAGGCCAGAAGCTCGGGCTGGGTGCGGATCGCGGCGATGGAGGAGAGGTTGATGATCGAGCCCACCTGCGTGGGCTTCTCGTCGCTCTTCTCGGCCCGCGCGATCATCCGCTTGGCCGTCAGCTGGGTGAGGCGCAGGCTGGTCAGCATATTCTGCTGCAGAAGCGTCTCGACCGCATCCTCTTCCGGGCAGAGCGGATCGGACAGAGCCACCTGACGACTCGCATTCACGAGGATGTCGACCCGGTCGAAGGCATCCATCGTGGCCGACAGGAGGTTGGTGATCGTCAGCTTCTCGCGCAGGTCGCCCGCGAACATGCGCACCGGGCCCTCGGCCCGCGCCTCCTCGCCGATCTGGTCGGCGAGCCGTTCCTCGTCCATGTCCACGAACATCACGTTCGCGCCCTTGTCGACGAAGTGCCGCGCCACCGCGAGGCCGATGCCGGCGGCGGCCCCGGTCACGATGGCCGTCTTGCCGGAAATGATGAGCGACATGGGAAACTCCCGTTATGCAGATGTGCCGCCCGCGCGCTGGGGTCGGGACGCGCGGACGATCCTGAAGGCGGCATCGCCGCCGATGTCCTCGACCTCGCGGAAGAGCGTGCGGAGGCCGCGGTCATAGGGCAGATGGCGGTTGGCCACCAGCCAGAGCACCCCGGTGGGGGCGAGAAGCCGCGCAGCCGCCTGCAGGAAGCCCATCCCGATGGCGGGATCGGCCTCGCGGGTCGTGTGGAAGGGCGGGTTGCAGACCACCAGATCGGCGGGCTTCGAGAGACGGAAGCGGGTGGCGTCGGCCCAGTGGAAATGGGCGCGCTCGTCCGGGACGTTGAGCCGTGCGCAGTCGAGCGCCGCATGTTCGGCCTCGACGAGATCGATCCGCTTCACCGGCCGCCGCTCGAGCACCGCGCGCGCCAGATAGCCCCAGCCCGCGCCGAGATCGACGACCCGGCCCGAGAGATCCGTGGGCAGCGCCTCGACCAGAAGCTGCGAGCCGCGGTCGGGCGCATCGGCCGAGAAGATGCCGGGCAGCGTGCGGAAGCCGCCCGCGATCTCCGTGGGTCGCGCGGCCCAGTCCTCGAGCCCCGGACCGGCCGCGAAAGTGAAGAGCTTGCCGTGCGCCTTGGAGAGGGTGGCCGAGACCGCCAGCCGCTCGGACAGATCGCGCCACATCGGCTCGACACCGTCGGTCTTCTGCCCGTCCACCACGATCAGCCCGCCCGGCTCGACCGAGGCCGCCGCCTCGGCCAGAAGCGCGCGGGCCTCGGCCCGGGCGCGCGGCAGGCAGACGATGGCAGCGGCATGGCCCGCACCGCCGGCGATGCCCACTTTATACCCCTGCGCCGCGAGAGCGTCGTGATCGGGGCGGAAGCCCTGCACCAGCACCAGCCGGTCCCTGGGCAGCGCCGAAAGATCCTCGGCCGCGCGCGGACGATAGACGACGATACTGCCCGCATCGGGCAGGACGACCGCGCCGGTTTCCAGCGCCAGTGTCAGACGGGCAGAGCGCATCCGAAGGCCCCGGGGCCTATTCCTTTTCCATGGTGCATTGCAGCGGATGCTGGTGGCGCCGCGCGAAATCCATCACCTGTGCCACCTTGGTCTCGGCCACCTCGAAGGAGAAGACGCCCACCACCGCGAGACCCTTCTTGTGGACCGTCAGCATGATCTCGAACGCCTGCGCGTGGCTCAGGCCGAAGAACCGCTCGAGCACATGGACCACGAATTCCATGGGCGTGTAATCGTCGTTCAAGAGCAGCACCTTGTAGAGCGGTGGCCGCTGGGTCTTGCTGCGGGTCTTGGTCAGGATGGACGTGTCGTCGCCGGGGCCGCCCGTCTTGTCGGACATGTGAAGCGGACGAAGGGTCAAGATCGTGACTCCTGCCGATGGGCGGATTCGGGAATTGGCGCGAGAGAGAGAGTATAGTCGTTTTTCGTCCGTCGGAAAGAGGCGCACATGACGCGGACGGGCTTGCGGGCCCTGACCGGCACGCTTAATCCGGCAGCGACGGGAGGAGCCATGGACCGGCGCATCACCACCATCGCGTTCGACGCGGACGACACGCTCTGGCAGAACGAGACCTTCTACCGGCTGACGCAGGAGCGCTTCGCCGCCCTCCTCGCCCGGCATGTCGAGAAGGACCGGCTGCACGAGCGGCTCCTGGCGGCCGAGCGCCGCAACCTCGGCCGCTATGGATTCGGCATCAAGGGCTTCATGCTGTCGATGATCGAGACCGCCATCGAGGTGACGGAAGAACGCGTGCCCGCCGGCGTCATCGGCGAGATCATCGCAGCCGGTCAGGAGATGCTCGCCCATCCGATCGAGCTTCTGGACCATGCACGCGAGGCGGTGGAGGCTCTGGCGGCCGATTACCGTGTCCTGCTGGTCACGAAAGGCGATCTTCTCGATCAGGAGCGGAAGCTCGCCCAATCGGGCCTCGGCGACATGTTCCATGCCGTCGAGATCGTCTCGGACAAAAACGCCCGCGTCTACGACCGGATCTTCCGGCGCCACGGCGACGGGCCGGAACGCGCGCTGATGGTGGGCAACTCCTTGAAATCCGATGTTCTTCCTCCGATCGAGGCCGGGGGATTCGGCGTGCATGTCCCGCATGGCCTCACCTGGGCGCTGGAACATGCCGATCCGCCGGACGGGCATCCGCGCTTCTTCACCCTGCCCGACCTGTCCGGCCTGCCGGCGCTGGTCGAGAGGCTTAACGAGAATCTCCCATAACTTGAGGTTCTTGCGCATCCGCGCCCCAGATCTGCCACAGTGACTGAAAAGGCCCGCGAAACCCCTTGAAACTGAGGGGTTTTCCTGAATCACCTCCTGTGCTAGCGTCACTTCAAATCACAAATCCCCTGGACCGAACGGGAACCGGCGGGAACGAGGCAGACAGAAGGACAGGCGACGTGACATCGCAGCTGGGGCAGTACGTCCGACAAGTGCTTTTCGTGTTCGTGGCCATGGTGATGGCGGCACAGTCCGCTGTGGCCGCGCCCTACGCCGCCATCGTGATGGATGCGCGAACGGGCGAGACCCTTTACGAGACCAACTCCGAGACACGCCTGCATCCGGCCTCGCTCACGAAGATGATGACGCTCTACATCACCTTCCAGGCGATCCAGCGCGGCGAGATCTCGCTCGAC contains:
- the hemF gene encoding oxygen-dependent coproporphyrinogen oxidase — protein: MNDAMDGQKARASEWFRELRNRILAAFEGLEDAATGGSPADAAPGRFEMTETSREAGGGGLMSVMRGGRVFEKVGVNVSTVHGTLASRAQQAMAARGVPGMAEDPRFWASGISLVAHMQNPHAPAVHMNTRMFWTPHAWWFGGGSDLNPCLDYPEDTKHFHATLRHACEAHGADYYPRFKAWADEYFFIPHRGRARGVGGIFFDDLNTDDWEADFAFTRAVGEAFLPAFVPLVERRMETPWTEADREAQLIHRGLYAEYNLVYDRGTKFGLETGHDANAVLMSLPPLAKWV
- a CDS encoding SDR family NAD(P)-dependent oxidoreductase; translated protein: MSLIISGKTAIVTGAAAGIGLAVARHFVDKGANVMFVDMDEERLADQIGEEARAEGPVRMFAGDLREKLTITNLLSATMDAFDRVDILVNASRQVALSDPLCPEEDAVETLLQQNMLTSLRLTQLTAKRMIARAEKSDEKPTQVGSIINLSSIAAIRTQPELLAYSISCAAVEQMTRSMAVALASKGIRVNAVSFGSVMSASLQTALKDSPAMRAQITERTPMKRIASPAEIVETVQFLASDAAAFMTGQVVTLDGGRSLIDPALAPVH
- a CDS encoding class I SAM-dependent methyltransferase; this encodes MRSARLTLALETGAVVLPDAGSIVVYRPRAAEDLSALPRDRLVLVQGFRPDHDALAAQGYKVGIAGGAGHAAAIVCLPRARAEARALLAEAAASVEPGGLIVVDGQKTDGVEPMWRDLSERLAVSATLSKAHGKLFTFAAGPGLEDWAARPTEIAGGFRTLPGIFSADAPDRGSQLLVEALPTDLSGRVVDLGAGWGYLARAVLERRPVKRIDLVEAEHAALDCARLNVPDERAHFHWADATRFRLSKPADLVVCNPPFHTTREADPAIGMGFLQAAARLLAPTGVLWLVANRHLPYDRGLRTLFREVEDIGGDAAFRIVRASRPQRAGGTSA
- the clpS gene encoding ATP-dependent Clp protease adapter ClpS, whose product is MSDKTGGPGDDTSILTKTRSKTQRPPLYKVLLLNDDYTPMEFVVHVLERFFGLSHAQAFEIMLTVHKKGLAVVGVFSFEVAETKVAQVMDFARRHQHPLQCTMEKE
- a CDS encoding HAD family hydrolase, yielding MDRRITTIAFDADDTLWQNETFYRLTQERFAALLARHVEKDRLHERLLAAERRNLGRYGFGIKGFMLSMIETAIEVTEERVPAGVIGEIIAAGQEMLAHPIELLDHAREAVEALAADYRVLLVTKGDLLDQERKLAQSGLGDMFHAVEIVSDKNARVYDRIFRRHGDGPERALMVGNSLKSDVLPPIEAGGFGVHVPHGLTWALEHADPPDGHPRFFTLPDLSGLPALVERLNENLP